The genomic stretch GCCAATTCTTCCTGCGTCAGTTTCTGGCCATGGCGGATACGACGCAAATTCCTCGCCATGACCTCGTTGAGATCCATGACATCAGCGGAAACAGAATCGGAACTATTGTTCTAGGAACTATAGTTCCGATTCGACAAAGCCTGTGATATTGCCGGGTGATCAGATGTTTACTCTTCCAAGAGGATCGTCTGACATAGGAGCCGAGAGGCGTGCGCGAATACGGCGCAGTCGCGCCAATCCATCGATCTGGGAAGGAAAAGAAATGCAAGATGCGGGTTCCTCGCAAGCCGGAGGAGACCAGAGGAAACCTCGATATGATTTGATGGACAAGGCGGAATTGGAGACGCTGACAGTGGCCGCCATTCGCGAACATCGCCGTCTGCTCGCCGCCGATCAGGCCGTCTACGAGGAGTGGATACGCGCGAGCGAGGATCCTACGATCGTCAGTTCGGTTCTGGAGACGCTCCAGGAAGAGCATTTTGCGCGCCAAACAAGGGCCGCAGCTCAGCAGGACGAGCTTTCGGATATGCTCGACGCACTCGGCTTCGTGCCGGAAGTACCGGTCGATGACGATGTCAGCTAGCTGGGAGGCAGCAAACCCCGATCCTTGGCGATCGCCACAAGATGCGGCACCGACTCGGCGCCGAGCTTGCCACGCGCCTTATCGAGATGGTGCTGCACAGTCCGGAACGCGATGCCGACCAAATTGGCGGTTGTAAGCGTACTCTTTCCTTTTGCCGCCCAGATCAAGCAGTCCATTTCACGCGGCGACAGCGCCTGCTTTGGATTGAGGGTGGTCTTGCCGCCGATCATCTTCAAGCGATAATGGATCATCATCACCAATTGCACTGCCCGTTTCGGGTCAAAAGCGACCGGCAGTTCCACATTCCTTTCGGAGGATGCGAAGGTCAGCATCATCGATGTTCCGTAGCTGCCTTCCACGGGAATGGTCATGCCACAACGGATTCCGTGCTCGATCGACTCGTTGCGAAACTTTCTGAGCTCAGACGAGCCGCGCGGTCTCCAATCGTCCGCCGTCCAGAAGAAAATATCGCCTTTCCGTTTGGCTTGCGTCACGACCGGATCGATATTGGAGTAATCGGCCGAGAGATAGGTGCGTTCCCACGGCTTTGGATAGGTGTTGAAGGTCTTGATTTGGGCGCCTTCCTTTTGCAGATAGGCAAACCGCTCGTAGCCGCAGGAACGCGCGAAGCGTTTCATGGCACCCTTGATCGTAAGCTCATCCTGCGCAGCTTCCAACATGTCGACGAGCGAGCGAAATTCTCCATCCACCAGCGTTTCTCCTGTCTTATCGACCTGTAGGTCGGTCATGATCTGGCACATCGAGACACTCGAACAGGCCTCACCGCCCGGCG from Rhizobium tropici CIAT 899 encodes the following:
- a CDS encoding transcriptional repressor TraM, whose translation is MQDAGSSQAGGDQRKPRYDLMDKAELETLTVAAIREHRRLLAADQAVYEEWIRASEDPTIVSSVLETLQEEHFARQTRAAAQQDELSDMLDALGFVPEVPVDDDVS
- a CDS encoding autoinducer binding domain-containing protein, which translates into the protein MDGEFRSLVDMLEAAQDELTIKGAMKRFARSCGYERFAYLQKEGAQIKTFNTYPKPWERTYLSADYSNIDPVVTQAKRKGDIFFWTADDWRPRGSSELRKFRNESIEHGIRCGMTIPVEGSYGTSMMLTFASSERNVELPVAFDPKRAVQLVMMIHYRLKMIGGKTTLNPKQALSPREMDCLIWAAKGKSTLTTANLVGIAFRTVQHHLDKARGKLGAESVPHLVAIAKDRGLLPPS